CCGCGAGATGGTGAAGGCCTTTCATGCAGCCGGAATCGAGGTTGTGCTGGACGTGGTGTACAATCACACCGCCGAGGGGGACCAGCGCGGGCCGACCTACAGCTTCCGCGGTATCGACAACCGCAGTTACTACCTCATGTCCGCGGACGGGAAAGAGTACAGAAACGACGCGGGGACCGGCAACGTGCTGGACAGCTCCAACCAGGGCGTGCAGCGCATGATCGTGGACAGTCTGAACTACTGGACCCACGAGATGCGGGTCGACGGCTTCCGCTTCGATCTTGCCACGATCTTCACGCGCGACAGGGAAGGGCGGGTCAACCTCGACGACCCGCCGATCATCTCCGCCATCAGCGGCCTCGAGTTCTACGCGCCGATCCGGCTGATCGCGGAGGCGTGGGATCCTCTGAGCTACCAGCTCGGGCACGACTTTCCCGGGATCACCTGGCTGCAGTGGAACGGCAGGTTCCGTGATGAGGTACGCGCTTTCGTGCGTGGGGACCGCGGACGGGTGGCTTCTTTCATGAGCTCACTGTACGGCAGCGACGACCTCTTCCCGGACAACCTGGCCGACGCCTACCACGCTTACCAGAGCGTCAATTTCATCACCGCGCACGACGGCTTCTGTCTTTACGACCTCGTGGCGTACAACGAGAAGCACAACCTGGCAAACGGCCACAACAACGAGGACGGGGCCGATTACAACCTGAGCTGGAACTGCGGGTGGGAAGGGGACGAAGGGGCGCCGCCGGAGGTGCTGGAGCTGCGCAGGCGGCAGGTGAAGAATTTCTGCTGCATCCTCTTTCTCTCCAACGGCACGCCGATGTTTCGCGCCGGCGACGAGTTCATGAACACCCAGCACGGCAACAATAACCCCTACAACCAGGACAACGAGACGAGCTGGCTCGACTGGAATCTGCTGGAAAAGAACAGGGAGATCTTCCGCTTCTTCAAGGAGATGATTTCCTTCAGGAAGGCGCACCCCTCCCTCGGCCGCAGCCGCTTCTGGCGGGATGATGTGAGCTGGTACGGCGCCAGCGGCGGAGTGGACTACGGCGACGACTCGCACGCGGTTGCCTTCTGCCTGCGCGGCGCATCGCAGAGGGATTGCGACATCTACGTCATGATCAATGCGTACTGGGAGGACCTTCCCTTTATCGTGCAGGAGAAAAAGCCGGGAGAGTGGAGACGCGTCGTCGATACCAGCCTGCCGAGCCCGGAGGATATCGTGGACCAGAACGGGCCGACGGTACTTAGCTCCAGGAAGTACCTCGTGCGGGCGCGGTCCGTCGTTGTGCTGGTCGGCGCGGTGCCGGTGTGATCGGAAAGGAGTGGTCGGGTGATGGCCTGAAAGGCAAATCCCCCCTGTCCCCCCTTCGCAAAGGGGGGAACGTGAGGCCATCTGCAGTGCTTCGTGGCAATGTACCCACACTCCCACGGAATTCCCGGATGGACCTTCGGAAATGGGGGAACGTGATGCCCTCGACTAAGCCACGTTCTCCTGAATTGCAGAACAAGCACATTTTCACATGTCATATAGGAGGCGCTGTGAAACGCACTATTTTGGTCATGATCCTTTTGATCCTCTGTATCGCCTGTACCGTCGGCTGCACCAAAAAAGAGGCTGCGGCACCGGCTTCCGGGGCGAAAAAGCTCACTGTTATCACCACGCTCTTTCCCTTGTACGACTTCACCAGGCAGATTGCCGGAGACAGAGCGGACGTGGTCATGCTCCTTCCGCCGGGGATAGAGCCGCACAGCTTCGAGCCGAAGCCGAACGACATCGTGCGCCTCAACAAGGCGGACGTGATCATCTACACGAATGAGTACATGGAGCCGTGGGCGGCAAAGCTCGTCGGCACGCTGTCGCACGATCCTGCCATCATCGATTCGAGTATCGGGGTCAACTTCCTCAAGGGGGACGGTGGGGCGGTCGACGCGCATCAGCATGGCGCCGCGCCGGAGCACGATGGAGGGGTCGATCCCCATATCTGGCTCGACTTTGGTAACGCACAGATTATGGTGGACAACATCGCCAAAGGTCTGGTGGCGAAGGATCCGGCGAACCGGGAGTATTATCAGACGCACGCGGCGGGGCTGAAGGAAGAGCTCAGAAAACTCGATGACGAGTACAGGTCGGGGCTCGCCAACTGCCGCAAGAAGATTTTCCTGGAGGGGGGGCACTTCGCCTTCGGGTACCTCGCTGCTCGCTACCACCTCACCTACAAGTCCGCGCAGGCGCTGAATCCCGATGCGGAGCCCACCCCGGACAAGCTGGCGGCTCTCGTAAGGCTCATGAAGGAAAACCGCCTGCACTATGTCTTCACCGAAGAGCTCCTTTCACCTGCCACCGCTGAAATGATCGCACGCGAGACCGGTGCCAAGGTCCTGACCCTCAATGCCTCGCACAACATAAGCCGGGACGATCTGGAGAAGGGGGTGGGGTTTGTGCCTTTGATGAAGAAAAACCTGGAGAGCCTGCGGCTGGGACTGGAATGCCAGTAGGAGAGTTTTAAAAGAAAGGTGTGCGTCGAGACGCTCCATCGCGGGGCGTCTCGACGTATTTTCGGCGGGTGAGGCTTACTTCGCTGTGCCCTTCTGGTCGAGGAGCTTTGCCACCTTGTCGGTGATGTCCTCGGTCGTTACGGAGTCGCTGAGAAAGAGGATTTCCTCCTTGGCGACGACGACCGTAAAGCCGTTATTCCTGCCGTATTCAGTGGCGGCCGCCTTGATCCCCTTCAGCACCGTCCCCTTTACCTTGTCCTCGGCCCCCATCATTTCCTGCTCGGTCGCCCTCAGAACTTTCTGGTACTCTTCCACCTTTTTCTGAAATTCCTTCCCTTTCGCCTCACGCTGCTGCGGAGTCATGGTCGGGAGCTTCGCCTCGATCGCCTTCTTCTGTTTTTCCAGCTGGCTCTGCTTTGCCTGCAGCTTGGCGCGGGCCTTGTCGGACTTCGCTATCAATTCGGCTTTTGCGGCCTTTCCGGTCTCAGACTCTGTTGCCACCCTGGTCAGGTCGACATAGCCGACTTTGACTGAAGAAGATGGGGCGGGAGTCGCAGTCTTTGCGGAGGAAAGCGATGCAAAGACCGGAGCCGATGTCGCCGGAGCCTTCTGTGATGCCGCCGGGGCTGTTGATTCCGCTCCATAGGCGGATCCTGCCAGTAGTGCCGCGATAGCCAGGTTCAGAAGCAGCGCAACTCTTTTGTTCATGGTTCCCTCTCTCTCATGCAGAATGTGTGTCCGCTCGTGCAAGGGACAAAGCATAAAACCTTTCTGGCTCTTTGGCAATACAAGAAGGATTCTCTTTTCTTCGTTGTACCACTGACTCCTGGTCCATAAATGCGGCAACAGCCGGACTGGTAAAGGGAAATAGTTGTGCGTGAGGGAAAGATCCTAAAGGCTTCAACCTGGCATGGTCCGCTTCGGCAGGCTCGCAGGGGAGGGAGGCAGCGGTGGCTGTCACCTGTAACATGTTAACTATGTGACCTTTTCGGGTGCACTGCTGTTCGGATCATGATGTGAATGCGCTAATCTATAAACAGAAAGTATACCATTACTAAACTTTGTGTTGACGGCGGGGAATGTAACTGCTAGAGTGCGTCAGGATATACAAGATGTTTACCTTTACTAAACCGGAGGACCTCGTGAAGATCGGTGAGAGGTTGAAGCGGCTCAGGATGGTCAACTCCCTGACTCAGGAAGAGCTGGCCAGTCGCGCAGACCTCACCAAAGGATTCATTTCCCAGATCGAGAACGATGCTACGTCCCCTTCCATAGCCACCCTGAAGGATATCGTCGACGTCTTCGGCATCAGCATGCAGGAGTTCTTCAGCGAGGACATCGATCAGGACATCGTCTTTGGAAAGGACGCGCGGGTTCAGGCGACTGCGGACAGCGACGGCGTAAAGGTCGAGCTTCTCGTACCCGGCGCCCAGAACCGCGACATGGATCCGGTGCTGGTGACGCTCGATCCCGGGGAAGAGATGGATGAGCAGCCCTTTCACGAGGGGGAGGAATTTGCGTACGTCCTTTCCGGAAAGGTGCAGTTAAAGCTCGACGACAAGGTATACACTGTAACGAAGGACGAGTGCTTCTATTTTGTCTCCGACAAGAGACATTCTGTGAAAAACGTCGGGAAGGGGCAGGCAAAGCTCCTCTGGGTGGTGACGCCCCCCACGTTCTACTATTAACCAAGGCTGAAGGGTGAAGGCTGAAGACTGATGGAAAGCCGGCACGCTGCCGGACATTTTCCCCTGTGTTCAGCCTTCGGTCTGTTAAAGCTGTTTTCAAGGAGAGGCGATAATGAGCAAAGTATTGATTATAGGGGCAGGTGGAGTCGGCGGCGTCGTCACCCACAAATGCGCCCAGGCCGCGGCTACCGGCGCCATCAGCGCCATCACCCTCGCTTCCCGCACGGAGTCGAAGTGCAAGGCGATCGCCGCCCAGATAGATTTCCCGATCAAGACCGCTCAGGTCGATGCGGACAACGTTCCGGAGCTGGT
The DNA window shown above is from Geomonas sp. RF6 and carries:
- a CDS encoding glycogen debranching protein — its product is MYGQAFVERRSNNWGRIEGTPTPLGAVWVDQGNACNFALYSRYATGVTLLLYSPQDVVIPVLSFPMNYLKNKTGRVWHCRIPASQVPEGGYYGYRVTGPLDPDRGHYFDPDKVLLDPHARGVFFPENFSRELARSEGSNDGSAPLGLIPRKEESFDWGGDRRPLHGHDTVIYELHVKGFTKLDGQISPEKRGTFAGLAEKIPYLQELGVTVLELLPVHQYDPQEGNYWGYMTLNFFTPHVSYGKEAGAPDAVLREFREMVKAFHAAGIEVVLDVVYNHTAEGDQRGPTYSFRGIDNRSYYLMSADGKEYRNDAGTGNVLDSSNQGVQRMIVDSLNYWTHEMRVDGFRFDLATIFTRDREGRVNLDDPPIISAISGLEFYAPIRLIAEAWDPLSYQLGHDFPGITWLQWNGRFRDEVRAFVRGDRGRVASFMSSLYGSDDLFPDNLADAYHAYQSVNFITAHDGFCLYDLVAYNEKHNLANGHNNEDGADYNLSWNCGWEGDEGAPPEVLELRRRQVKNFCCILFLSNGTPMFRAGDEFMNTQHGNNNPYNQDNETSWLDWNLLEKNREIFRFFKEMISFRKAHPSLGRSRFWRDDVSWYGASGGVDYGDDSHAVAFCLRGASQRDCDIYVMINAYWEDLPFIVQEKKPGEWRRVVDTSLPSPEDIVDQNGPTVLSSRKYLVRARSVVVLVGAVPV
- a CDS encoding metal ABC transporter solute-binding protein, Zn/Mn family, which encodes MKRTILVMILLILCIACTVGCTKKEAAAPASGAKKLTVITTLFPLYDFTRQIAGDRADVVMLLPPGIEPHSFEPKPNDIVRLNKADVIIYTNEYMEPWAAKLVGTLSHDPAIIDSSIGVNFLKGDGGAVDAHQHGAAPEHDGGVDPHIWLDFGNAQIMVDNIAKGLVAKDPANREYYQTHAAGLKEELRKLDDEYRSGLANCRKKIFLEGGHFAFGYLAARYHLTYKSAQALNPDAEPTPDKLAALVRLMKENRLHYVFTEELLSPATAEMIARETGAKVLTLNASHNISRDDLEKGVGFVPLMKKNLESLRLGLECQ
- a CDS encoding OmpH family outer membrane protein, coding for MNKRVALLLNLAIAALLAGSAYGAESTAPAASQKAPATSAPVFASLSSAKTATPAPSSSVKVGYVDLTRVATESETGKAAKAELIAKSDKARAKLQAKQSQLEKQKKAIEAKLPTMTPQQREAKGKEFQKKVEEYQKVLRATEQEMMGAEDKVKGTVLKGIKAAATEYGRNNGFTVVVAKEEILFLSDSVTTEDITDKVAKLLDQKGTAK
- a CDS encoding helix-turn-helix domain-containing protein yields the protein MKIGERLKRLRMVNSLTQEELASRADLTKGFISQIENDATSPSIATLKDIVDVFGISMQEFFSEDIDQDIVFGKDARVQATADSDGVKVELLVPGAQNRDMDPVLVTLDPGEEMDEQPFHEGEEFAYVLSGKVQLKLDDKVYTVTKDECFYFVSDKRHSVKNVGKGQAKLLWVVTPPTFYY